The following are encoded together in the Argopecten irradians isolate NY chromosome 5, Ai_NY, whole genome shotgun sequence genome:
- the LOC138323938 gene encoding lysophosphatidic acid receptor 4-like, whose protein sequence is MNDSNCAYDYSVVEDLVGKNITEEDRLKWPCALRTLWVEILPFVTLVRGLLSYGTSLVIVLGLLLNCVSFIVLTRKHMRRSTTNLYLSVLAVYDMLSLTMNFMIGVLRGQNLSINKDFQDHESLCKFHGVIVELFNLLSVWVILSFTVERFIMIKFPLKAKTLTVRRAAFAIIGVSSAVFLFSMHKVAVSGFEGDSVFGYKACKTRRAIFPEIIYFYVAFNTWLPTFIIVGLNALIIFEIRKNQIKRKAMTTTSLSKKDEKATKLLLVVSSTYVILILPLGLIQSTELIWNTTAKVNPGHPDYIDFQSTKIKLKWARAFFFFFYQFNFAINFFLYVSSSSATRFQATLRKLFGMKVKEEDMTWMRTQATKSNAVAPSAQSTAVAPAE, encoded by the coding sequence ATGAACGACAGCAACTGTGCATACGACTACTCTGTGGTAGAGGATCTAGTCGGGAAGAACATCACTGAGGAGGACAGACTAAAATGGCCATGTGCGCTTAGAACTCTCTGGGTGGAAATCCTGCCCTTTGTGACCCTAGTTCGCGGATTGCTTTCCTACGGTACCTCATTGGTCATCGTCCTGGGCCTGTTACTGAACTGTGTGTCATTTATAGTCCTGACCCGTAAACACATGCGGAGGTCGACCACCAATCTATACCTGTCAGTGTTAGCGGTGTATGACATGTTGTCGCTCACTATGAACTTCATGATTGGTGTGCTGCGAGGCCAGAACCTGTCAATCAACAAAGATTTTCAAGACCACGAATCGCTTTGCAAATTCCATGGAGTCATTGTGGAGCTCTTCAACCTACTTTCGGTCTGGGTGATTCTCTCTTTCACGGTGGAAAGATTCATCATGATCAAATTTCCGCTGAAAGCCAAGACATTGACGGTCCGGCGGGCAGCCTTCGCGATCATCGGTGTATCGTCTGCCGTTTTTCTCTTCTCCATGCACAAAGTCGCTGTGTCTGGTTTTGAAGGAGATTCCGTATTCGGGTACAAAGCTTGTAAGACGCGAAGAGCAATATTTCCTGAAATAATTTACTTTTATGTAGCATTCAACACGTGGCTGCCAACCTTTATAATAGTTGGTCTGAATGCTTTAATCATCTTCGAAATCCGGAAAAACCAAATAAAACGCAAAGCGATGACGACGACATCTTTGTCAAAGAAGGATGAGAAGGCCACAAAGCTTCTGCTTGTTGTATCCAGCACTTACGTCATTCTGATTTTGCCTCTTGGGTTGATCCAGTCAACAGAGCTGATCTGGAATACGACCGCTAAAGTAAACCCCGGGCATCCAGACTATATAGATTTTCAGTCCACCAAGATCAAGCTGAAATGGGCGAGAgcgtttttctttttcttctatCAGTTTAATTTTGCAATCAACTTCTTTCTGTACGTCTCCTCCTCCTCGGCAACAAGATTTCAGGCGACTCTACGGAAGCTTTTCGGGATGAAGGTTAAGGAAGAGGATATGACGTGGATGCGCACCCAAGCTACAAAAAGCAATGCAGTTGCGCCTAGTGCGCAGTCTACAGCCGTAGCTCCCGCTGAATGA
- the LOC138323939 gene encoding putative leucine-rich repeat-containing protein DDB_G0290503 has translation MFLPVIASFIFISVSLISAGINGELSSPPNPSEGNGNVELQHVLSQLQELQSKFDVQQQENSQLQTTINQLLSNLNQLQTTALQLQTNVGQLQAVVASQNATISTLENQSTSSMQTKLDALESSQNASFRNLQTSFANIQDRVTELDDVNMELRSTLSKSQDIQHEAMTIQGNVTDFLCEHFTHSNISVTGNVTAGTAVIRGRDWTYGDQDGHDHVRGVVMDKHTPPGLKYVHWDNGLENIYRVGYAGGFDLYYYYPDVLGKFRHVICPN, from the exons atgtttttgcCAGTAATTGCGAGTTTCATTTTCATCTCCGTATCGTTGATATCAGCAGGAATTAATGGCGAACTCAGCAGTCCGCCTAATCCAAGTGAAGGCAATGGGAACGTTGAACTGCAGCATGTTCTGTCGCAGTTGCAGGAGCTTCAATCTAAATTTGATGTACAGCAGCAAGAAAACAGTCAACTGCAAACCACCATCAATCAACTTTTATCCAATCTGAACCAACTTCAAACTACCGCGCTTCAACTCCAGACAAATGTTGGACAACTTCAGGCTGTTGTTGCCTCACAAAACGCCACCATTTCAACGCTAGAAAACCAATCGACGTCGTCAATGCAGACCAAATTGGACGCTCTGGAATCCAGTCAAAATGCAAGTTTTCGAAACTTACAGACTTCATTTGCAAACATCCAGGACCGCGTGACTGAGTTAGACGACGTCAATATGGAACTAAGAAGCACCCTATCAAAATCACAAG ATATTCAGCACGAAGCGATGACTATACAAGGAAATGTGACTGACTTTTTGTGTGAACATTTCACCCACTCGAACATCTCCGTCACCGGTAACGTTACCGCCGGTACTGCCGTCATCAGAGGACGAGACTGGACCTATGGAGATCAG GACGGACACGACCACGTGCGAGGCGTAGTCATGGACAAACACACGCCTCCTGGACTAAAGTACGTGCACTGGGACAACGGCTTGGAGAACATCTACCGTGTAGGATACGCCGGGGGTTTTGACCTCTACTACTACTACCCGGATGTTCTCGGGAAGTTCAGACACGTCATATGTCctaactga